A single Primulina eburnea isolate SZY01 chromosome 11, ASM2296580v1, whole genome shotgun sequence DNA region contains:
- the LOC140805584 gene encoding uncharacterized protein, whose amino-acid sequence MATITSRFLPLRLNTHPVFRPIPHHFSTPSPSDPSIPPAECQTQPSFSSNFEQVKASLREQQPKNRPCTLRGLVPFSDPTPTQAPASKIAPLEEIRHKLAEFRLRSFAPPPSGSSGKFISFQELYKRNVISTPYDSEKTFVGPEAGGRLSYGAIRESLRQLRATAPAPAPENRHDSTGKAIDPISLARFKDNFKLQASGSVADSPTITVGSGRLPSSILGTGKENDGNDTGTELVKLYDYSELGMKLGLLRPEKRKGKWFSLQELNERLVKLRKIEEEEKELMVQGVTFKDIEGVFVEGAAFLLRLDILGSLGETQSFMDSPPKEYLVEKYFHPDNMSASEKLKLELERVRAEFKTSESDCGSARIQVAQLTTKIKHLSTVLHKKDKHSRKGIQAMVQRRKKLLKYLRRTDWDSYSMVLSKLSLRDNPDTKA is encoded by the exons ATGGCGACCATTACCAGTCGCTTCCTCCCCCTTCGCCTTAATACCCACCCCGTTTTCCGACCTATTCCGCACCACTTCTCCACGCCCTCGCCCTCTGATCCTTCCATTCCTCCGGCTGAATGTCAAACGCAACCCTCGTTTTCCTCAAATTTCGAACAAGTAAAAGCCAGTCTCCGAGAACAACAGCCCAAAAACCGCCCTTGTACCCTCCGTGGACTCGTTCCATTCTCTGACCCTACTCCTACGCAAGCGCCGGCTTCTAAAATCGCCCCCTTAGAAGAGATCCGCCACAAGCTCGCTGAGTTCCGCCTCCGATCCTTCGCCCCTCCCCCATCTGGCTCTTCCGGGAAGTTCATCTCATTCCAGGAGCTCTACAAAAGAAACGTTATTTCCACCCCATACGACTCAGAGAAAACGTTTGTGGGTCCAGAGGCTGGTGGCAGGCTCTCGTACGGTGCCATTCGCGAGAGCCTCCGTCAGTTGCGTGCGACTGCTCCAGCTCCAGCTCCTGAAAACAGACATGATTCCACCGGAAAGGCCATTGATCCGATATCATTAGCTAGGTTTAAGGATAACTTCAAGCTTCAAGCTTCAGGAAGCGTGGCCGATTCACCTACAATTACGGTTGGGAGTGGTCGGTTACCCTCGTCCATTTTGGGAACTGGGAAAGAGAATGATGGGAATGATACAGGGACGGAGCTTGTAAAGTTGTATGATTATTCGGAGCTGGGGATGAAGCTGGGGTTGTTGAGGCCAGAGAAGAGGAAGGGGAAGTGGTTTTCACTACAGGAGTTGAATGAGAGGCTTGTCAAGTTGAGGAAGATCGAGGAGGAGGAGAAAGAGTTGATGGTACAGGGTGTCACTTTTAAGGACATTGAGGGAGTGTTTGTTGAAGGCGCGGCTTTCT TGCTGAGACTTGATATTTTGGGCAGCCTAGGCGAAACACAGAGCTTCATGGACTCGCCTCCAAAAGAATATTTAGTCGAGAAG TATTTTCATCCTGACAATATGTCGGCTTCTGAGAAACTAAAATTGGAGCTTGAAAGAGTCAGAGCTGAATTTAAAACATCCGAATCAGATTGTGGTTCTGCCCGTATACAAG TTGCTCAACTCACCACAAAGATCAAGCATCTGTCAACTGTTCTACATAAAAAG GATAAGCATTCTCGGAAGGGTATCCAAGCTATGGTTCAAAGGAGAAAGAAACTGTTGAAATACCTCCGACGAACTGACTGGGATTCTTACAGCATGGTTCTTTCAAAGCTTAGTTTACGGGACAACCCAGATACAAAAGCCTAG